The Syntrophorhabdaceae bacterium genome includes a window with the following:
- a CDS encoding GNAT family N-acetyltransferase, whose amino-acid sequence MIIRPFTSDDIPRLIEIGHMAHEESEYRTMEFSEEKCKHLCRQIILKPEMFGRVAERDGVIVGVAIGGIFPPYFSSDLNASDLLFYVLPEHRGSRAFYVLCIEFIAWAKISGAKLIFMRNTTGVMPGKVGELYERMGFSRVGGIYRMEV is encoded by the coding sequence TTGATAATTAGACCATTTACCAGCGACGACATACCGCGCCTCATCGAGATAGGTCATATGGCCCATGAGGAGAGTGAGTACAGGACAATGGAGTTCAGCGAGGAGAAATGCAAGCACCTATGCAGACAGATCATTCTCAAGCCTGAGATGTTCGGCAGGGTAGCAGAGAGAGACGGCGTTATTGTGGGAGTGGCCATTGGTGGTATATTCCCTCCGTATTTTTCCAGCGACCTCAACGCGAGCGACCTTCTGTTCTATGTCCTCCCCGAGCATAGGGGGTCGAGGGCATTCTATGTCCTCTGCATTGAATTTATCGCCTGGGCGAAGATATCCGGGGCGAAATTGATATTTATGCGCAATACCACGGGTGTCATGCCTGGAAAGGTAGGCGAGCTCTATGAGCGTATGGGGTTCAGCAGGGTAGGCGGTATCTACAGGATGGAGGTGTAA